Proteins from a genomic interval of Candidatus Cloacimonadota bacterium:
- a CDS encoding glycosyltransferase, with protein sequence MKILMFTWEFPPLISGGLGMACYGMVRSLLALGIKIDLVLPTKEMVYFPLRKVEDANTLPAVFVDPVLQKEYLRHSFETLQERLEYIGISGRPESYYRLDELAKFDPTVSLERWQTQFQSVREREIFSDLATNLTGDEDLIRKVQEFTMRAEKFARSLDYNLIHAHDWLTYPSGILAKKISKKPLVVHIHATEFDRAGGPGDERVHKIEHAGMMYADKVIAVSQYTAQMIMSRYRIDTAKIRIVHNAFTLSEESVTSKKRIFKGPTVLFLGRITLQKGPDYFLEVAARVLKVHPEARFIMAGSGDMGRKLLRDSASRKLQNRFLFTGFLNRAQVEDILRASDIYMMPSISEPFGISPLEAMAFGLTSIISKQSGVAEVVNHAFKIDYWDVELMANTVNHLIENPDKCSKMGMDGMREVNQIHWKEAAEKIRLVYSSTLAEYIKSNS encoded by the coding sequence ATGAAAATACTGATGTTCACCTGGGAATTCCCGCCCCTGATCTCCGGAGGCCTGGGCATGGCCTGTTACGGCATGGTGCGCTCGCTGCTGGCTTTGGGCATCAAAATCGACCTGGTGCTGCCCACCAAGGAAATGGTCTATTTCCCGCTGCGGAAGGTAGAAGACGCGAACACCCTTCCGGCCGTGTTCGTGGACCCCGTCCTGCAAAAGGAATACCTGCGGCACAGCTTTGAAACGCTGCAGGAACGGCTGGAATACATCGGCATCAGCGGCCGCCCGGAATCCTATTACCGCCTTGACGAGCTGGCCAAATTCGACCCCACCGTGAGCCTGGAGCGCTGGCAAACGCAATTCCAGAGCGTGCGGGAACGCGAAATCTTCTCCGACCTTGCCACCAACCTGACCGGCGACGAAGACCTGATCAGAAAGGTGCAGGAATTCACCATGAGGGCGGAGAAATTCGCACGCAGCCTGGACTACAACCTCATCCACGCCCACGACTGGCTCACCTACCCCTCCGGAATACTGGCCAAAAAAATCTCCAAAAAACCGCTGGTGGTGCACATCCACGCCACGGAATTCGACCGCGCCGGAGGACCCGGCGACGAGCGCGTCCACAAGATCGAACACGCGGGGATGATGTATGCGGACAAGGTGATAGCCGTTTCGCAATACACAGCGCAGATGATCATGTCGCGCTACCGCATCGACACAGCCAAGATCCGCATCGTGCACAACGCCTTTACGCTTTCCGAGGAATCGGTGACCTCCAAGAAGCGCATCTTCAAAGGCCCCACGGTGCTCTTCCTGGGCCGGATAACCCTGCAGAAAGGGCCGGATTACTTCCTGGAAGTGGCCGCGCGGGTTCTGAAAGTCCATCCCGAGGCACGTTTCATCATGGCCGGAAGCGGAGACATGGGACGCAAACTGCTGCGCGATTCCGCCTCCCGTAAACTGCAGAACAGGTTCCTTTTCACCGGCTTCCTGAACCGCGCCCAGGTCGAGGACATCCTCCGGGCTTCCGACATCTATATGATGCCCTCGATTTCCGAACCCTTCGGGATTTCGCCTCTGGAGGCAATGGCCTTCGGCCTCACCTCCATCATCTCCAAGCAAAGCGGCGTGGCGGAAGTGGTGAACCACGCCTTCAAGATAGACTACTGGGACGTGGAACTGATGGCGAACACGGTGAACCATCTTATCGAGAATCCCGATAAATGCAGTAAAATGGGGATGGACGGCATGCGCGAGGTCAACCAGATCCACTGGAAGGAAGCGGCGGAAAAGATCCGCCTGGTCTATTCCTCCACCCTCGCTGAATACATCAAAAGCAATTCCTGA